The DNA segment AAATGTAAAATCATGTAGGTTTTTATATAAAGGTTAGCTTCGGCTAACCTTTTTTATTTAGTACCTTTAGTACAAATTTTTAAAGCATATTAGCATGGCAATAGCACAACCTTTTAACCTTAATAAATGGATAGAAGATAACCGCCATTTATTAAAACCACCCGTAGGCAACAAAAACATATATCCGCTGTCTGACGATTATATAGTAATGGTAGTAGCAGGTCCTAATGCCCGAAAAGACTATCATTATAACGAAACCGAAGAACTTTTTTACCAACTGGAAGGTACAATAAAAGTTATTGTACAGGACGAAGGCGAACGAAAGGAAATGGAACTTACAGCAGGCGATATGTACCTGCATCCGGCAAAAGTACCCCACTCACCCGTTAGAGGTGAAAACTCTATAGGGCTCGTAGTAGAGCGCGTAAGAGCAGGCAAAGGATTTACCGACGGGTTGCTGTGGCATTGCGAAAACTGCAACCACAAGCTGCACGAAGTATATTTTGAGTTGCACGATATAGAAAAAGACTTCCTGCCCCACTTTGAACATTTTTATAACTCTGAAGCATTACGAACTTGCGAAAGTTGCGGTACTGTTATGGAAGCCGACCCCAAGTTTGTGAAATAATAATAGTGTTGTTTTTGCTGAGAATCGTTAGGCTTACCCTAGCTATTATTGCATAATAAACATTTATTAATATGATAAGCAGCTCAAAATTATCAAAACAGCAAAAAAGAATTATATTTGTATGATATAACAATAAACAGCAAAAAAGTTAAAATATGGCAACATTAACCGATCAGTTTGGTATTCAAGAAGCCTTGTCTAAACTAGGCATACAGGAAGTAAACAAAGGTACATCTACAGGAAGCAACAGTTTTGCTAACGGTGAAATTATAGAATCATACTCACCAGTAGACGGTACACTTATAGCCAAAGTACAGGCTTCTACCAAAGAAGATTATGAAGCAGCTATGGAAAAAGCAAGCGAAGCTTTTAAAAGCTGGAGACTTGTACCCGCACCAAAAAGGGGTGAAATAGTACGCCAAATGGGTGATGAGCTACGCAAATATAAAGAACCACTAGGACAACTTGTTTCTTATGAAATGGGTAAAAGCCTACAAGAAGGTCTTGGAGAAGTACAAGAAATGATAGACATCTGTGATTTTGCAGTAGGTTTATCACGTCAGCTTTACGGGCTTACTATGCACAGTGAACGTCCAATGCACCGTATGTACGAGCAGTACCACCCAGTAGGTATTGTAGGTATCATATCTGCATTCAACTTCCCAGTTGCAGTATGGAGCTGGAATGCAATGTTGGCTTGGGTATGTGGCGATGTTTGTATCTGGAAACCAAGTGAAAAAGCACCATTATGTGGTATAGCTTGCCAAAACATTATACAAAGTGTATTAGAAAGAAACGATATACCAGAAGGTGTTAGTTGCTTGATAAACGGTAGAGAAAATGGCGACCTTATGAACAACGATAAGCGTTTACCATTAGTATCGTTTACAGGTTCTACACGAGTAGGACGCCACGTATCTAAAACTGTTGCCGAGCGTTTTGGTAACACTATCCTTGAGCTTGGTGGTAACAACGCTATTATAGTATCAGAACATGCTGATTTGAGTATGGTACTAGTAGGTGCTGTATTTGGTGCAGTGGGTACAGCAGGACAACGTTGTACATCTACAAGAAGACTTATCATTCACGAAAGTATGTATGATAAAACAGTAGAGGTGCTTAAAAGTGCTTATGCTCAACTAAAAATTGGTAACCCATTAGATAGTAACAATCACGTAGGACCACTTATTGATAAAGACTCTGTAAACAATTACCTAAACGCTATCGAGAAAGCAAAAGCTGAAGGTGGTAAAGTAATTGTAGAAGGTGGTGTTATGGAAGGCGAAGGCTACGAAAGTGGTTGTTACGTTAAACCATGTATCATAGAGGCAAAAAATAACTTCGAGATAGTACAGCACGAAACATTTGCACCAGTACTTTATATCATGAAGTACAGCAACCTAGAAGATGCTATCGCAATGCAAAATGATGTACCACAAGGACTTTCATCTGCATTATTTACAAACAGCATGAGAGAAATGGAATTATTCCTTTCTCAAGCAGGTTCAGACTGTGGTATTGCTAATGTAAACATCGGTACATCGGGTGCAGAAATTGGTGGTGCTTTTGGTGGAGAAAAAGAAACAGGCGGCGGTCGCGAAAGTGGCTCTGATGCTTGGAAAGCGTACATGAGAAGACAAACCAATACAATTAACTATGGTACTGAGCTACCATTAGCACAAGGTATTAGTTTTGATATATAATCGTTAAGAATTCAATCTTACTTTATAAAGTGTTTATAAAAAAACCGCTTCAGGAAACTGAAGCGGTTTTTGTTTTTATATATTACTGTACCCTGTCTATCATAGACATTGTGTTTAGTATACAGTGGGCAATAATTAATGCCCATAAATTTCGCCCAAATTTTACATAGGCTATTCCCATAACTAAACCAATAAGTCCTACTGTAATAGATCTTTCTGATAAATCATATGAATGTCTGAATCCAAAAATTGCAGCTTGTAAAACCACAGCAAGAATTGTAGCTATAGAGGTTTGCGAAAATAACTTTTCAAACCAATTTATTAAAAATCCTCGGTCTAATAATTCTTCTAGCATCGATTCAAGTAAAACTGCTGGCATAATTGCGAAGAAAAGCAACCAATTCCCTTTTAACTCCCCAAACTTAGAAGTTGAATTTTCAGAATAATTATTTGACTCGAAAGAAAAAGGTAAGTGATCCTTTACAATCTGAAAAAATAATATTGATACAATAGTAGCTGCTAAAATTCCGGCAGAAGTTAATAACGTTTTTTTTATGCTCTCTGGCTTTCGTAACCCTAAATCTTTCCACGATACATTGCGAGCTTTCATTCTCCAAGTAGCAATAATTAAAGTTGAAAGCGACCAAAAAAGCCCATTTATAATAAAACCAACCTTTGGAAAATAGAGTTCCCTTATCAGAAACATTATTGATATGTAGATAGTTAGGTCGAATAGAATTCCTAGACGATTAGCTGGTTTTGTTAAACCATTAGCATCTCCTTTTTGTTCAATAGGCATATAATTGTTTTTAACTGCCTATATGACGACGTTTTTAATAAAAGGTTACAGGGGTAATATTTTAATTACCCTGTAAGGTGATTCTATATAAGTACTATTTCCTCCACAAACTATCAGTAAAATAATGCTTACAGTCCAAAAAGTTATGGGCTACACTAAAGCCTGCACTTTCTGCCAGTTCATTAATCTCATCAAAGCTGTATTTTTTAGAAAGCTCTGTCCATATCAGTTCATCCCTTTCAAAATAGAATGTAGTATCTAATACCTTGCTATAAAACTGTTGCTGTTTTAGGCTTACCAAAAAGCTGTTTACCTGCCCGTTTTTAGGACTGTAATTACTATAAAAGTCAAACTGATCAAGTTTAATATCGGCATCTAGTTCGCTGTTAATTCTGCTAAGTAAGTTCATGTTAAATGCCTTGGTAATGCCATGTGGGTCGTCATACGCTTTTTGTATAATACGCGGATTCTTTTTCAAGTCCATGCCCATAAGCAGCATATCTCCCGTTTTCATACCTGCATTAAACTTTTTGAGCAAGTCTAGTGCATCCTCACGAGGGTAGTTACCAATATTGCCTCCTAAAAACAAGAAAAGGTTAGGCGTACTGCTTTTGGTAAGCTCGCCCAATACCTCAAAGTAATCACCCGTTTTAGGCTTCATAGTAATATTTGGTAATGCATCGGTAATATTCTTTTCGAGGGCATCTATAGCCTCTTGCGAAATATCTATAGGAATGTAGGTAAAGTCAGCCCCTTTATCCATAAAGGCGCTTAATAATTGCTTGGTTTTCATGCCATCGCCGCTGCCAAACTCTACAATGTTGAATTTCCCTTTAAAAGGTAGCTTGTCTAGTATATCTCCTGATTGTTGCGATAGTATTTCGAACTCGCAATTAGTAGGGTAATATTCGGGCATCTTCATGATTTCCATAAAAATACGACTCCCGTTATCGTCATAAAAATATTTAGACGATAAGTGTTTTTCTTTTGCTGTTAAACCCTCTTTTACATCTGCTGCAAACGAGGTTATGTTTGATGTTGTGTTATCAGTTGTATCCATTATTTTTTTACAAGGCGAATGCCGTTAAACTGCCATCTTTCTTCTGCATGAAAAAAGTTGCGGTAGGTGTGTCTGCTATGCTCGTGGCTTGTAGCACACGAAGCACCACGAAGCACCATTTGGTTAATCATAAATTTGCCGTTATACTCGCCCACGGCACCATCGGGCTTATTGTAGTATGGGTAAGGCAGGTAGGCACTATTTGTCCACTCCCAGCGTTTACCCCAGTCTATTTTGTTAGATGCTGTTTCCCATTCCTGTTCGGTAGGTAGGCGCATACTTTTCCACTCGGCATATGCCGATGCTTCAAAAAAACTAATGTGGGTTACTATAGCATTGGGGTTTACTTTCTGTAGCCCATTCATGGTAAAGTGTTGCCACTTACCATCAATTTTGTGCCAATATAGGGGAGCTTTTATATCGTTTTGCGTTACCCATGCCCAGCCTTCGTCTAGCCAGTAGTTAAAATCATTATAACCACCTGCCTCTATAAACTCCATATACTCGGCATTAGTTACAAGCGCATTAGCAATTTCATATTCATTCAAGTAAACTTTGTGCCTTCCATGCTCGTTATCATAACTAAAACCTTCGCCGTTAAAGCCTATTTCATATATTCCTTCGGGTATGGTTATAAAACCATTATTTTCATTTTTCTGGTTTTCCCACTCAATGTCTTCATTATAAACGGGGAAAGTAGGGTTGCAGCCCAGTATATATTTT comes from the Flavobacterium arcticum genome and includes:
- a CDS encoding 3-hydroxyanthranilate 3,4-dioxygenase, producing the protein MAIAQPFNLNKWIEDNRHLLKPPVGNKNIYPLSDDYIVMVVAGPNARKDYHYNETEELFYQLEGTIKVIVQDEGERKEMELTAGDMYLHPAKVPHSPVRGENSIGLVVERVRAGKGFTDGLLWHCENCNHKLHEVYFELHDIEKDFLPHFEHFYNSEALRTCESCGTVMEADPKFVK
- the amaB gene encoding L-piperidine-6-carboxylate dehydrogenase, with translation MATLTDQFGIQEALSKLGIQEVNKGTSTGSNSFANGEIIESYSPVDGTLIAKVQASTKEDYEAAMEKASEAFKSWRLVPAPKRGEIVRQMGDELRKYKEPLGQLVSYEMGKSLQEGLGEVQEMIDICDFAVGLSRQLYGLTMHSERPMHRMYEQYHPVGIVGIISAFNFPVAVWSWNAMLAWVCGDVCIWKPSEKAPLCGIACQNIIQSVLERNDIPEGVSCLINGRENGDLMNNDKRLPLVSFTGSTRVGRHVSKTVAERFGNTILELGGNNAIIVSEHADLSMVLVGAVFGAVGTAGQRCTSTRRLIIHESMYDKTVEVLKSAYAQLKIGNPLDSNNHVGPLIDKDSVNNYLNAIEKAKAEGGKVIVEGGVMEGEGYESGCYVKPCIIEAKNNFEIVQHETFAPVLYIMKYSNLEDAIAMQNDVPQGLSSALFTNSMREMELFLSQAGSDCGIANVNIGTSGAEIGGAFGGEKETGGGRESGSDAWKAYMRRQTNTINYGTELPLAQGISFDI
- a CDS encoding CPBP family intramembrane glutamic endopeptidase, giving the protein MPIEQKGDANGLTKPANRLGILFDLTIYISIMFLIRELYFPKVGFIINGLFWSLSTLIIATWRMKARNVSWKDLGLRKPESIKKTLLTSAGILAATIVSILFFQIVKDHLPFSFESNNYSENSTSKFGELKGNWLLFFAIMPAVLLESMLEELLDRGFLINWFEKLFSQTSIATILAVVLQAAIFGFRHSYDLSERSITVGLIGLVMGIAYVKFGRNLWALIIAHCILNTMSMIDRVQ
- a CDS encoding L-histidine N(alpha)-methyltransferase — its product is MDTTDNTTSNITSFAADVKEGLTAKEKHLSSKYFYDDNGSRIFMEIMKMPEYYPTNCEFEILSQQSGDILDKLPFKGKFNIVEFGSGDGMKTKQLLSAFMDKGADFTYIPIDISQEAIDALEKNITDALPNITMKPKTGDYFEVLGELTKSSTPNLFLFLGGNIGNYPREDALDLLKKFNAGMKTGDMLLMGMDLKKNPRIIQKAYDDPHGITKAFNMNLLSRINSELDADIKLDQFDFYSNYSPKNGQVNSFLVSLKQQQFYSKVLDTTFYFERDELIWTELSKKYSFDEINELAESAGFSVAHNFLDCKHYFTDSLWRK
- the egtB gene encoding ergothioneine biosynthesis protein EgtB; this encodes MTTLLEKYHAVRHHTEKICSLLHTEDYVPQPAAFVSPPKWHLAHSSWFFEQFILKQYLDDYKVYNEDFCFLFNSYYNNIGNRTFRADRGAITRPGVADVYAYRKYVDMHMELVLQLKDNEVHTLAELGLNHEQQHQELLLTDIKYILGCNPTFPVYNEDIEWENQKNENNGFITIPEGIYEIGFNGEGFSYDNEHGRHKVYLNEYEIANALVTNAEYMEFIEAGGYNDFNYWLDEGWAWVTQNDIKAPLYWHKIDGKWQHFTMNGLQKVNPNAIVTHISFFEASAYAEWKSMRLPTEQEWETASNKIDWGKRWEWTNSAYLPYPYYNKPDGAVGEYNGKFMINQMVLRGASCATSHEHSRHTYRNFFHAEERWQFNGIRLVKK